A single window of Cheilinus undulatus linkage group 12, ASM1832078v1, whole genome shotgun sequence DNA harbors:
- the stt3a gene encoding dolichyl-diphosphooligosaccharide--protein glycosyltransferase subunit STT3A: protein MTKLGFLRLSYEKQDTLLKLLILSMAAVLSFSTRLFSVLRFESVIHEFDPYFNYRTTRFLAEEGFYKFHNWFDDRAWYPLGRIIGGTIYPGLMITSAVLYHVLHFFHITIDIRNVCVFLAPLFSSFTAIVTYHFTKELKDAGAGLLAAAMIAVVPGYISRSVAGSYDNEGIAIFCMLLTYYMWIKAVKTGSVYWASMCALAYFYMVSSWGGYVFLINLIPLHVLVLMLTGRFSHRIYVAYCTVYCLGTILSMQISFVGFQPVQSSEHMAAFGMFGLCQIHAFVDYLRSKLNAQQFEVLFKSVISLVGFVLLSVGTVLMLTGKISPWTGRFYSLLDPSYAKNNIPIIASVSEHQPTTWSSYYFDLQLLVFMFPVGLYYCFNNLSDARIFIIMYGVTSMYFSAVMVRLMLVLAPVMCILSGIGVSQVLTTYMKNLDVSRPDKKSKKQQDSTYPIKNEVASGMILVMAFFLITYTFHSTWVTSEAYSSPSIVLSARGGDGSRIIFDDFREAYYWLRHNTPEDAKVMSWWDYGYQITAMANRTILVDNNTWNNTHISRVGQAMASTEERAYEIMRELDVSYVLVIFGGLTGYSSDDINKFLWMVRIGGSTDTGKHIKEHDYYTPTGEFRVDREGSPVLLNCLMYKMCYYRFGQVYTEAKRPPGYDRVRNAEIGNKDFELDVLEEAYTTEHWLVRIYKVKDLDNRGLSRT, encoded by the exons ATGACCAAGCTGGGCTTCTTGCGGTTGTCCTATGAGAAACAGGACACGCTGCTGAAGCTGCTCATCCTGTCTATGGCTGCTGTCCTCT CATTCTCCACCAGACTCTTTTCCGTCTTGAGGTTTGAAAGTGTCATCCATGAGTTTGATCC GTACTTCAACTACCGTACCACCCGCTTCCTGGCAGAAGAAGGATTTTATAAGTTTCATAACTGGTTTGATGACAGGGCATGGTATCCTCTGGGGAGGATCATTGGAGGAACCATTTATCCAG GACTGATGATTACCTCTGCTGTCCTGTACCATGTcctacattttttccacatcacCATCGACATCCGTAACGTCTGTGTCTTCTTGGCTCCTTTGTTCTCTTCCTTCACCGCCATCGTCACGTACCACTTCACTAAGGAGCTGAAG gaTGCAGGTGCTGGTCTCCTGGCTGCTGCCATGATCGCAGTGGTGCCTGGCTACATCTCTCGATCAGTCGCTGGCTCTTATGATAATGAAG GTATTGCCATCTTCTGCATGCTGCTCACTTACTACATGTGGATCAAGGCGGTAAAAACAGGGTCGGTTTACTGGGCGTCGATGTGTGCTCTGGCCTACTTCTACATG gtttcctcctGGGGTGGCTATGTGTTTCTGATCAACCTGATCCCCCTCCATGTCCTGGTTCTGATGCTCACAGGACGGTTTTCTCACCGCATCTATGTGGCTTACTGCACAGTCTACTGCCTGGGAACTATCCTCTCCATGCAGATCTCTTTTGTTGGATTCCAG CCGGTGCAGTCCTCAGAGCACATGGCAGCCTTCGGGATGTTTGGCTTGTGTCAGATTCATGCCTTCGTCGACTACCTGCGCAGCAAACTTAACGCCCAGCAGTTTGAAGTGCTGTTCAAGAGCGTCATCTCCCTGGTGGGCTTCGTTCTGCTGTCTGTGGGCACCGTTCTCATGCTGACAG GTAAGATCTCTCCATGGACGGGTCGTTTCTACTCTCTGCTGGATCCCTCCTATGCCAAGAACAATATCCCCATCATCGCCTCTGTCTCTGAGCATCAGCCCACCACTTGGTCCTCATACTACTTTGATCTGCAGCTGCTGGTCTTCATGTTTCCAG TGGGTCTCTACTACTGTTTCAACAACCTGTCAGACGCCAGGATCTTCATCATCATGTACGGAGTCACCAGCATGTACTTCTCTGCTGTCATG GTGCGTCTCATGTTGGTTCTGGCTCCTGTCATGTGCATCCTGTCAGGCATCGGTGTGTCTCAGGTGTTAACCACCTACATGAAAAATTTGGACGTCAGCCGGCCAGACAAGAAGAGCAAGAAGCAGCAGGACTCCACCTACCCCATCAAGAACGAG GTTGCCAGCGGTATGATTCTGGTCATGGCCTTCTTCCTCATCACATACACCTTCCACTCGACCTGGGTGACCAGTGAGGCTTACTCCTCCCCTTCTATCGTCCTGTCAGCTAGAGGAGGTGACGGCAGCCGCATCATCTTTGATGACTTCAGAGAGGCTTACTACTGGCTTCGCCACAACACACCTGAG GATGCCAAAGTCATGTCGTGGTGGGATTACGGCTATCAGATAACAGCGATGGCGAATCGAACGATTCTAGTGGATAACAACACGTGGAACAACACGCACATCTCCAGAGTTGGACAG GCGATGGCGTCCACAGAGGAGCGAGCCTACGAAATCATGAGGGAGCTGGATGTCAGTTATGTCCTTGTCATCTTTGGAGGGCTGACAGGATATTCATCAGATG ACATAAATAAGTTCCTGTGGATGGTTCGTATTGGAGGAAGCACAGACACGGGTAAACACATCAAAGAGCACGACTACTACACCCCCACCGGAGAGTTCAGAGTGGACCGCGAGGGCTCGCCTGTACTGCTCAACTGCCTCATGTACAAGATGTGCTACTACCGCTTCGGACAGGTCTACACAGAGGCCA AGCGCCCGCCTGGTTACGACAGAGTGAGGAACGCTGAGATCGGGAACAAAGATTTTGAACTGGATGTGTTGGAGGAGGCCTACACTACAGAGCACTGGCTAGTTAGGATATACAAG GTCAAAGATCTGGACAACCGGGGTCTGTCGAGGACATAA
- the si:ch211-266i6.3 gene encoding cytoskeleton-associated protein 2 isoform X1, which produces MDVVTVSRRNHANKKENKENAQPAFGSKPSIKKEKSSAPPFQLKSNKKEETLAKSVPLKAKEKKADTRSASGEALKKTVQRNGKGAAVTEVRKRQTHSQAFLSEQAVKHKKMVAEAPKPPAAVPSLKSAPGMYKGKIIQSKIGSIWKSSSSVGEADPKPSAPKTESQMAGNMTKMRSKSFADTLRNGSQKPAPIRSKSVSEKPTHVSKPSVSGRPPAGFSSARPPARTIPATLTSTSTRNTKVAPSKGIGNQMSKPKVSVTDRKVSKPPVSSTISQYRLNVESAEERRAKLANWLASKGKTFKRPAMTTAIQPKTKVSTKPASGPKPQTQSHVETQSVKQINPEPQHVQEAENLDSAAALCADTQRAEVTTHCQTPAIMNTTLDLLEDSDDLFEGQQDRVDDIVVNLCDALEAMETPSRCNDEVLQVTDLCAEVKLESRNEEEDCEKEELKNEKTEDVEEQLKVVHVKDEEKENDKEEGEMDDAEEADSDEGVMETTPQREEASVVKYSVKTTPYLQSVKKTIEGEVSLGSSRRKSNIKDLKFLTPVRRSCRIERKSSRMPTMLVDHDPCVSSLAELVKLDDDPNAYIYRKNPALLEGLPDEPQA; this is translated from the exons ATGGACGTAGTGACAGTTTCAAGACGAAACCACGCCAATAAGAAG gAAAACAAGGAAAATGCTCAGCCAGCATTTGGAAGCAAGCCCAGTAttaagaaagagaaaagttCTGCCCCTCCCTTCCAactgaaaagcaacaaaaaagaggaaacccTGGCAAAAAGTGTTCCTCTTAAAgctaaggagaaaaaagcaGATACAAGGTCAGCTTCTGGTGAAGCCCTGAAAAAGACTGTGCAGAGAAATGGGAAAGGAGCTGCTGTTACTGAGGTCAGAAAACGTCAAACACACAGCCAGGCATTCCTGTCTGAACAGGCTGTCAAACACAAAAAGATGGTTGCTGAAGCTCCAAAGCCTCCAGCTGCTGTTCCATCGCTGAAATCTGCTCCTGGCATGTACAAAGGCAAGATTATCCAGTCAAAAATTGGATCCATTTGGAAGTCAAGCAGCAGCGTAGGTGAGGCAGATCCCAAACCATCAGCACCCAAAACAGAGAGCCAAATGGCTGGAAACATGACGAAGATGAGGTCCAAGTCTTTTGCTGACACACTAAGGAATGGCTCACAGAAACCTGCACCTATAAGGTCAAAGTCGGTGTCAGAAAAGCCTACTCATGTGTCCAAGCCCTCCGTTAGCGGCCGCCCTCCTGCTGGATTCAGCTCTGCTCGCCCCCCTGCTAGAACTATCCCAGCAACACTGACCAGTACCAGCACCAGAAACACTAAAGTGGCCCCCAGCAAAGGAATCGGGAATCAGATGTCAAAGCCGAAAGTTTCGGTGACAGACAGGAAGGTCAGCAAACCTCCTGTCTCGAGCACCATCAGTCAGTACAGGTTAAACGTGGAGTCTGCTGAGGAGAGAAG AGCTAAACTTGCAAACTGGCTAGCTTCGAAGGGAAAGACATTCAAAAGACCTGCCATGACAACAGCAATCcaaccaaaaacaaaagtttctACAAAACCTGCAAGTGGACCTAAACCTCAGACTCAGTCTCATGTTGAGACTCAGTCAGTCAAACAAATCAACCCTGAACCTCAGCATGTTCAGGAAGCGGAGAATCTAgattctgctgctgctctctgtgcAGATACTCAGAGAGCAGAGGTGACGACACACTGTCAGACTCCTGCCATCATGAACACGACTCTGGACCTGCTGGAGGACTCTGACGATCTGTTTGAAGGCCAGCAGGACAGAGTGGATGAT aTTGTTGTGAACCTTTGTGATGCTTTGGAGGCCATGGAGACGCCCTCCAGATGCAATGATG aagTCTTACAGGTGACAGACCTCTGTGCTGAGGTTAAACTTGAGAGCAGGAATGAAGAAGAAGACTGTGAGAAAGAGGAGCTGAAGAATGAGAAGACTGAGGATGTTGAGGAGCAGCTGAAGGTTGTGCATGTGAaggatgaagaaaaagaaaatgataaagaGGAAGGGGAGATGGACGATGCTGAGGAGGCAGACAGTGATGAAGGTGTGATGGAGACCACACCACAGAGGGAGGAAGCTTCAGTGGTGAAGTACAGCGTGAAGACCACGCCGTACCTGCAGAG TGTGAAGAAGACAATCGAAGGTGAGGTCAGCTTGGGTTCCTCCAGGAGGAAGAGTAACATTAAAGATCTGAAGTTTCTGACCCCGGTGCGTCGCTCCTGTCGTATCGAGCGTAAATCATCCCGCATGCCCACGATGCTGGTGGATCACGATCCCTGTGTGTCGTCACTGGCTGAGCTGGTGAAGCTGGACGACGATCCTAATGCCTACATCTACAGGAAAAACCCTGCACTGTTAGAAGGGCTGCCAGATGAGCCTCAAGCCTGA
- the si:ch211-266i6.3 gene encoding cytoskeleton-associated protein 2 isoform X2, with product MDVVTVSRRNHANKKENKENAQPAFGSKPSIKKEKSSAPPFQLKSNKKEETLAKSVPLKAKEKKADTRSASGEALKKTVQRNGKGAAVTEVRKRQTHSQAFLSEQAVKHKKMVAEAPKPPAAVPSLKSAPGMYKGKIIQSKIGSIWKSSSSVGEADPKPSAPKTESQMAGNMTKMRSKSFADTLRNGSQKPAPIRSKSVSEKPTHVSKPSVSGRPPAGFSSARPPARTIPATLTSTSTRNTKVAPSKGIGNQMSKPKVSVTDRKVSKPPVSSTISQYRLNVESAEERRAKLANWLASKGKTFKRPAMTTAIQPKTKVSTKPASGPKPQTQSHVETQSVKQINPEPQHVQEAENLDSAAALCADTQRAEVTTHCQTPAIMNTTLDLLEDSDDLFEGQQDRVDDIVVNLCDALEAMETPSRCNDVLQVTDLCAEVKLESRNEEEDCEKEELKNEKTEDVEEQLKVVHVKDEEKENDKEEGEMDDAEEADSDEGVMETTPQREEASVVKYSVKTTPYLQSVKKTIEGEVSLGSSRRKSNIKDLKFLTPVRRSCRIERKSSRMPTMLVDHDPCVSSLAELVKLDDDPNAYIYRKNPALLEGLPDEPQA from the exons ATGGACGTAGTGACAGTTTCAAGACGAAACCACGCCAATAAGAAG gAAAACAAGGAAAATGCTCAGCCAGCATTTGGAAGCAAGCCCAGTAttaagaaagagaaaagttCTGCCCCTCCCTTCCAactgaaaagcaacaaaaaagaggaaacccTGGCAAAAAGTGTTCCTCTTAAAgctaaggagaaaaaagcaGATACAAGGTCAGCTTCTGGTGAAGCCCTGAAAAAGACTGTGCAGAGAAATGGGAAAGGAGCTGCTGTTACTGAGGTCAGAAAACGTCAAACACACAGCCAGGCATTCCTGTCTGAACAGGCTGTCAAACACAAAAAGATGGTTGCTGAAGCTCCAAAGCCTCCAGCTGCTGTTCCATCGCTGAAATCTGCTCCTGGCATGTACAAAGGCAAGATTATCCAGTCAAAAATTGGATCCATTTGGAAGTCAAGCAGCAGCGTAGGTGAGGCAGATCCCAAACCATCAGCACCCAAAACAGAGAGCCAAATGGCTGGAAACATGACGAAGATGAGGTCCAAGTCTTTTGCTGACACACTAAGGAATGGCTCACAGAAACCTGCACCTATAAGGTCAAAGTCGGTGTCAGAAAAGCCTACTCATGTGTCCAAGCCCTCCGTTAGCGGCCGCCCTCCTGCTGGATTCAGCTCTGCTCGCCCCCCTGCTAGAACTATCCCAGCAACACTGACCAGTACCAGCACCAGAAACACTAAAGTGGCCCCCAGCAAAGGAATCGGGAATCAGATGTCAAAGCCGAAAGTTTCGGTGACAGACAGGAAGGTCAGCAAACCTCCTGTCTCGAGCACCATCAGTCAGTACAGGTTAAACGTGGAGTCTGCTGAGGAGAGAAG AGCTAAACTTGCAAACTGGCTAGCTTCGAAGGGAAAGACATTCAAAAGACCTGCCATGACAACAGCAATCcaaccaaaaacaaaagtttctACAAAACCTGCAAGTGGACCTAAACCTCAGACTCAGTCTCATGTTGAGACTCAGTCAGTCAAACAAATCAACCCTGAACCTCAGCATGTTCAGGAAGCGGAGAATCTAgattctgctgctgctctctgtgcAGATACTCAGAGAGCAGAGGTGACGACACACTGTCAGACTCCTGCCATCATGAACACGACTCTGGACCTGCTGGAGGACTCTGACGATCTGTTTGAAGGCCAGCAGGACAGAGTGGATGAT aTTGTTGTGAACCTTTGTGATGCTTTGGAGGCCATGGAGACGCCCTCCAGATGCAATGATG TCTTACAGGTGACAGACCTCTGTGCTGAGGTTAAACTTGAGAGCAGGAATGAAGAAGAAGACTGTGAGAAAGAGGAGCTGAAGAATGAGAAGACTGAGGATGTTGAGGAGCAGCTGAAGGTTGTGCATGTGAaggatgaagaaaaagaaaatgataaagaGGAAGGGGAGATGGACGATGCTGAGGAGGCAGACAGTGATGAAGGTGTGATGGAGACCACACCACAGAGGGAGGAAGCTTCAGTGGTGAAGTACAGCGTGAAGACCACGCCGTACCTGCAGAG TGTGAAGAAGACAATCGAAGGTGAGGTCAGCTTGGGTTCCTCCAGGAGGAAGAGTAACATTAAAGATCTGAAGTTTCTGACCCCGGTGCGTCGCTCCTGTCGTATCGAGCGTAAATCATCCCGCATGCCCACGATGCTGGTGGATCACGATCCCTGTGTGTCGTCACTGGCTGAGCTGGTGAAGCTGGACGACGATCCTAATGCCTACATCTACAGGAAAAACCCTGCACTGTTAGAAGGGCTGCCAGATGAGCCTCAAGCCTGA